Proteins found in one Bacteroidota bacterium genomic segment:
- a CDS encoding energy transducer TonB has protein sequence MKKVQLFLNIILLINSTSLFANNRKDDDDLCWNGEKENGQKTGEWIATDCKTGIKKISTFYLAGKKDGTETHYQQNGKPQSIYTYSKGKINGLVVHFTPLNADTLGVINYVNNVPEGEWRLFNWKKKQIATITIKKGKIETSSPLMKFTNIKPPPSDYRRYFNDSQKYIGIYYMNQQAFADFNKTKNSGDSVQVYSTNEAKDSGAELPVFRGGQSEMMALIQNNLVYPLSARETGRQGTIYISFIINEDGSISNEEVISTSSALEKKAPDLAGESLRIVSLFPPFTPAVLNGKPIKVKMILPIRYVLK, from the coding sequence ATGAAAAAAGTACAATTATTCCTCAATATAATTTTACTGATAAATTCCACTTCACTGTTTGCAAATAACAGGAAAGACGATGATGATCTTTGCTGGAATGGCGAAAAGGAAAATGGACAAAAAACTGGCGAGTGGATAGCCACTGATTGCAAGACCGGAATTAAAAAAATATCAACGTTTTATTTGGCGGGCAAAAAAGATGGCACAGAAACACATTATCAGCAAAACGGTAAACCTCAGTCAATATATACCTATTCAAAAGGCAAAATAAATGGACTGGTTGTACATTTCACTCCTTTGAATGCGGATACGCTGGGTGTAATTAATTATGTAAATAATGTGCCGGAAGGTGAATGGCGTTTGTTTAACTGGAAAAAAAAACAGATTGCAACTATTACTATCAAAAAGGGTAAGATAGAAACCTCATCGCCATTAATGAAATTTACAAATATTAAACCGCCTCCCTCCGATTACAGACGTTACTTTAATGATTCACAGAAATATATTGGAATATATTATATGAATCAACAAGCTTTTGCTGATTTCAATAAAACCAAAAATTCTGGTGATAGTGTTCAGGTTTATTCAACAAATGAAGCGAAAGATTCCGGTGCTGAATTACCAGTATTCCGAGGTGGACAAAGTGAAATGATGGCGTTGATTCAAAATAATCTAGTATATCCACTTTCGGCACGGGAAACCGGAAGACAAGGGACAATTTACATTAGTTTTATTATCAATGAAGATGGAAGTATTTCCAATGAAGAGGTAATCAGTACCAGCAGTGCATTGGAAAAAAAGGCACCTGATCTCGCCGGTGAATCATTGCGCATTGTTAGTTTGTTTCCTCCATTTACACCGGCGGTTTTAAACGGGAAGCCAATTAAAGTGAAAATGATATTGCCTATAAGATATGTATTAAAATAA